The proteins below come from a single Metarhizium brunneum chromosome 1, complete sequence genomic window:
- the toa2 gene encoding Transcription initiation factor IIA subunit 2, translated as MASGAQSFYELYRRSSIGLALTDTLDDLISEERINPQLAMKILGNFDQAITEALQKNVKSRLQFKGSLDTYRFCDEVWTFLIKNVTFKMDNGSQSVQADKVKIVSCNAKKPGEGA; from the exons ATGGCGTCAGGAGCGCAGTCGTTCTACGAGCTGTACCGCCGAAGCAG CATCGGGCTCGCTTTGACAGATACCCTCGACGACCTGATCAGCGAAGAGCGCATCAACCCGCAGCTGGCGATGAAAATCCTCGGCAACTTTGACCAGGCCATCACAGAAGCGCTGCAGAAGAACGTCAAGAGCAGGCTGCAATTTAAG GGGAGCCTCGATACCTACAGATTCTGCGACGAGGTGTGGACCTTCTTGATCAAGAACGTCACCTTCAAGATGGACAACGGCAGCCAATCCGTCCAAgcggacaaggtcaagattgTAAGCTGCAACGCCAAGAAACCTGGCGAGGGGGCGTAG
- the RPP1 gene encoding Ribonuclease P/MRP protein subunit → MVRIKERYLLVNIIYPPDATKSSAAKVPGFVVQHQPTLERVTPRALLEAIRTQVGLLFGDSGLGALEGNLSVKYLSLATSTFILRCHRAHYQILWSALTFMDHVPAKDGRPCIFRVVRVSGTIRKAEEEAIRQARRLILAAKEQASSGSQISQTLRFEQDESMLDVVDDGSDLDNATNEDEV, encoded by the exons ATGGTTCGAATAAAGGAGCGATATCTGCTCGTCAACATCATTTACCCCCCCGACGCCACAAAATCCTCTGCTGCCAAAGTCCCTGGTTTCGTGGTCCAGCATCAACCCACCCTCGAGAGAGTGACGCCGCGAGCTTTGCTCGAGGCGATTAGAACCCAAGTTGGGCTTTTATTTGGCGATTCAGGACTGGGCGCGTTGGAAGGAAACTTATCGG TGAAATATTTGTCCCTGGCCACATCTACATTCATTCTGCGTTGCCACAGAGCTCACTACCAGATACTCTGGTCGGCTTTGACGTTCATGGACCATGTTCCCGCTAAGGATGGACGGCCATGCATTTTTCGCGTGGTGCGAGTGAGTGGTACTATTCGCAAGGCGGAAGAAGAGGCCATTCGCCAGGCACGGCGGCTTATTCTCGCGGCTAAGGAGCAAGCGTCGTCGGGGTCGCAAATTTCCCAGACTCTACGGTTTGAGCAGGATGAATCCATGCTGGACGTTGTGGACGATGGCTCAGACTTGGACAATGCCACGAATGAGGATGAAGTGTGA
- the GPHN gene encoding Gephyrin, with the protein MDNLTAAILVVSTTAAQDPSTDASASVLRNVLAEDGGGKWQVMAESIVSDDVLAIQRRIIQWADGADAPHLIITTGGTGFAVSDGTPEAINPLLHKQAPGLVHAMLSTSLAVTPFAMMSRPAAGVRNKSLIVTLPGSPKGAKENLQAIIKTLPHACLQAAGANSRALHAGGVKKLEADAGISSSKSKQGHSHDHRHHHRHHGHGHGHGNLVRHSNPEATALSNDPALGPTRRHRESPYPMISVGDALALISEHTPDPDIHEHPVTDKIIGSVLAEDVSARENVPAFRASIVDGYAVVAPKDGTMKGVFPVTAVSHAAPGETKALTEGEIARITTGAPLPPGATSVIMVEDTILKTMTDDGKEEKEVEIQAEGVKEGENIREVGSDVSQGTVILNKGEQISGVGGEIGLLASVGVAAIRVYKKPVIGILSTGDEIIEHDRAGPLRLGEVRDTNRITLISAVKEWGFEVVDLGISKDKPASLEETLRNGLRQADVLITTGGVSMGELDLLKPTIERSLGGTIHFGRVAMKPGKPTTFATVPVKDNNGQRRSKVIFSLPGNPASALVTFHLFVLPSLHKQAGVSPVGLPKVSVFLGHEFPMDPRPEYHRAVVTVGQDGVLTASSTGGQRSSKVGSLRSANALVCMPSGTGKLKKGSTVDALLIGALRTS; encoded by the exons ATGGACAACCTCACGGCAGCTATCCTGGTTGTCTCCACGACGGCTGCCCAGGATCCCTCCACTGATGCATCCGCTTCTGTTCTGCGCAATGTGCTGGCAGAAGACGGAGGTGGGAAATGGCAGGTGATGGCGGAGAGTATAGTATCCGATGATGTGCTTGCTATTCAAAGACGGATTATACAATGGGCTGATGGGGCAGATGCGCCGCATCTGATTATCACAACGGGAGGAACAGGATTCGCTGTGTCGGACGGGACGCCGGAG GCAATTAATCCACTGCTTCATAAACAAGCCCCCGGACTGGTACATGCCATGCTCTCTACCTCCCTGGCTGTCACCCCCT TTGCCATGATGTCCAGGCCAGCGGCTGGCGTAAGAAACAAATCACTAATTGTCACTCTCCCCGGATCTCCCAAAGGCGCCAAGGAGAATCTCCAGGCCATCATCAAAACGCTTCCCCATGCCTGTCTACAAGCAGCCGGCGCCAATTCGCGGGCCCTTCACGCCGGAGGGGTCAAGAAACTCGAGGCAGACGCAGGGATCAGCAGTTCAAAAAGCAAGCAAGGCCATTCGCACGaccatcgtcatcaccatcgtcaccacgggcatggccacggccacggcaatCTCGTCAGACACAGCAACCCGGAAGCGACAGCCTTATCAAACGATCCAGCTCTTGGCCCAACTCGTCGGCATCGTGAATCCCCTTACCCCATGATCTCGGTAGGAGATGCACTCGCACTAATCTCCGAGCACACTCCTGATCCCGACATTCACGAACACCCCGTAACCGACAAGATCATCGGCTCCGTGCTGGCGGAGGACGTAAGTGCTCGCGAAAATGTACCCGCGTTTCGCGCCAGCATTGTAGATGGATACGCCGTCGTGGCGCCTAAAGATGGCACCATGAAGGGAGTCTTCCCCGTGACAGCCGTGTCACATGCTGCCCCCGGCGAAACTAAGGCCCTCACAGAGGGAGAAATCGCACGAATTACCACCGGGGCTCCCTTGCCACCGGGTGCTACATCCGTCATCATGGTGGAGGATACGATATTGAAAACCATGACGGACGACGGCaaagaggaaaaggaagTAGAAATTCAAGCCGAGGGTGTCAAGGAAGGTGAAAACATTCGCGAAGTAGGAAGCGATGTCTCCCAGGGCACCGTGATCCTTAACAAGGGCGAGCAAATCTCTGGGGTCGGAGGCGAAATCGGCCTTCTTGCGTCTGTTGGagtcgccgccatcaggGTTTACAAAAAGCCTGTTATCGGAATTTTATCCACTGGTGACGAAATCATTGAACATGATCGAGCTGGGCCTCTTCGTCTAGGTGAAGTCCGAGACACGAACAGAATCACGCTCATTTCCGCCGTCAAAGAATGGGGGTTTGAAGTCGTTGATCTGGGCATCTCAAAGGACAAGCCGGCCTCATTAGAAGAGACGCTTCGAAATGGTCTGCGACAGGCAGACGTGCTCATCACCACTGGCGGCGTGTCCATGGGCGAGCTTGATCTGTTGAAACCCACCATTGAGCGGTCCCTCGGGGGCACGATTCATTTTGGACGAGTGGCGATGAAACCTGGCAAGCCCACGACGTTTGCTACCGTCCCCGTCAAGGATAACAACGGCCAGCGCAGGTCAAAGGTCATCTTCTCGCTCCCTGGAAATCCCGCGTCAGCACTGGTAACATTCCACTTGTTTGTCCTGCCCTCGTTGCATAAACAAGCCGGTGTGTCGCCAGTGGGATTGCCAAAGGTCTCTGTATTTTTAGGCCATGAATTTCCCATGGACCCTAGACCAGAGTATCACCGTGCCGTGGTTACGGTGGGCCAGGACGGCGTGTTGACGGCGAGCAGTACCGGTGGCCAGAGAAGCTCCAAGGTGGGGAGCTTGAGGTCAGCGAATGCATTGGTCTGTATGCCTTCTGGTACGGGAAAGTTGAAGAAAGGCTCTACAGTAGATGCATTGTTGATAGGTGCTCTGCGGACGTCCTAA
- the GPN2 gene encoding GPN-loop GTPase 2 — MPFAQLVLGSPGSGKSTYCDGMHQFMGAIGRACSVVNLDPANDHTNYPCALDIRSLIKLEDIMKEDRLGPNGGILYALEELEHNFEWLEEGLKELGDDYILFDCPGQVELYTHHTSLRNIFYKLQKSKFRFVCVHLSDSICVTQPSLYVSNVLLSLRAMIQMDMPHVNVLSKIDKVSAYDELPFNLEFYTDVDDLNYLTPYLESESPALRSERFAGLNEAIANMIESYGLVRYEVLAVENKKSMMHLLRVIDRAGGYVFGGAEGANDTIWAVTMRSESSMLDVQNIQERWIDQKEEYDKMERDAEEEQARLAEEQAME; from the exons ATGCCTTTTGCgcagcttgttcttggcaGCCCTGGCTCTGGCAAGAGCACTTATTGCGATGGCA TGCACCAATTCATGGGCGCCATCGGCCGGGCATGCTCTGTCGTGAACCTCGACCCTGCCAACGACCACACCAATTACCCATGTGCACTAGACATTCGAAGTCTGATAAAATTAGAAGATATTATGAAGGAGGATCGACTTGGGCCGAATGGCGGCATACTGTATGCCCttgaggagctggagcaCAACTTTGAGTGGCTAGAGGAAGGGTTGAAAGAGCTTGGCGACGACTATATCCTGTTTGATTGCCCTGGTCAAGTTGAGCTCTACACACATCACACTTCTCTGCGAAACATTTTTTACAAGCTTCAGAAGTCTAAGTTTAGG TTTGTCTGCGTGCACTTATCCGACTCCATCTGCGTAACGCAACCGTCATTATATGTCTCCAATGTGCTCCTGTCCCTTCGAGCCATGATCCAGATGGACATGCCGCATGTCAACGTCCTGTCCAAGATTGACAAGGTGTCAGCATACGACGAGTTGCCGTTCAACCTGGAATTTTATACTGATGTCGATGACCTGAACTATCTTACACCATATCTTGAATCCGAGTCGCCAGCTCTGCGGAGTGAAAGGTTTGCTGGACTTAACGAAGCCATTGCCAATATGATAGAAAGTTATGGGCTAGTGCGATATGAGGTCCTTGCTGTTGAGAATAAGAAAAGCATGATGCACCTGCTTCGTGTTATTGATAGGGCAGGCGGCTatgtctttggcggcgccgaAGGTGCGAATGATACCATCTGGGCTGTGACCATGCGGAGTGAGTCGTCCATGCTAGACGTTCAGAACATACAAGAACGCTGGATCGACCAGAAAGAGGAGTATGATAAGATGGAAAGGGACGCGGAGGAGGAACAAGCGCGGCTTGCCGAAGAGCAGGCCATGGA ATAG